In the genome of Candidatus Methylomirabilota bacterium, one region contains:
- a CDS encoding phosphoglucomutase/phosphomannomutase family protein, which translates to MARIRFGTSGWRGIIADDFTFANARVVVQAIADHLNAAGLEGRGIVVGYDSRFLAERFAEEAAKVLTGNGIHVFLCDRDTPTPVVAYETVRREAGGAITVTASHNPPEWGGIKFSMATGAPALPDVTQFIEAKAHERWTGPQVEVLELEAAEKAGLLTMIDPLHPYLTHLRRLLDYETIRRARLRVVVDPLFGTGRGYLDAACRDAGCEVEVLHDWRDPLFGGAPPDPGPKRLAELGERVRRRTAHLGLATDGDADRFGIVDSDGTAVSANQILALLLKHLLTTRPLQGGVARSVATTHLLDAVASQYRVPLYETPVGFKYLGELISEEKVILAGEESAGLSIRGHVPEKDGILACLLVAELVANRGGLSLRQLLDELYTEVGTFLSRRIDLTLSPEERERLLPKLEEPPHQLVGRVVKEVQRVDGTKLLFEDGSWILIRLSGTEPVVRLYVEAKNPQDLERLTEAGQEVVYGS; encoded by the coding sequence ATGGCTCGGATACGGTTTGGAACATCGGGTTGGCGGGGGATCATCGCCGATGATTTCACCTTCGCCAACGCACGGGTCGTGGTCCAGGCCATCGCCGACCATCTGAACGCAGCAGGTCTCGAAGGGCGAGGGATCGTGGTCGGGTATGATTCCCGCTTCCTCGCAGAACGATTCGCAGAAGAGGCGGCAAAGGTCCTCACCGGGAACGGAATCCACGTTTTTCTGTGTGATCGGGATACGCCCACCCCTGTCGTTGCGTACGAGACCGTGCGACGGGAAGCAGGAGGAGCCATTACCGTGACCGCTTCTCATAACCCACCGGAGTGGGGTGGGATCAAATTTTCCATGGCCACCGGTGCTCCGGCACTGCCCGACGTCACGCAGTTCATCGAGGCCAAGGCCCACGAGCGGTGGACGGGTCCCCAGGTAGAGGTCTTGGAGCTCGAGGCGGCAGAGAAGGCGGGGCTCCTCACGATGATTGACCCGCTGCATCCTTATCTAACGCACCTTCGTCGCCTCCTGGATTACGAGACTATCCGCCGCGCAAGGTTGAGGGTCGTGGTAGACCCGCTCTTCGGAACCGGCCGGGGGTATCTGGACGCGGCCTGCCGGGATGCAGGGTGCGAGGTCGAAGTCCTCCATGACTGGCGGGACCCCCTGTTCGGGGGCGCCCCACCGGACCCGGGACCCAAGCGGCTTGCCGAATTGGGGGAGCGGGTGCGACGCCGAACGGCCCACCTGGGCCTTGCCACCGACGGGGACGCCGATCGCTTCGGCATCGTGGACAGCGACGGCACGGCTGTCAGCGCCAACCAGATCCTGGCGCTGCTCTTGAAACACCTCCTCACCACGCGCCCCCTCCAGGGGGGGGTCGCACGCTCTGTGGCGACCACACATCTGTTGGATGCCGTCGCAAGCCAGTATCGCGTTCCGTTATACGAAACCCCCGTCGGATTCAAATACCTCGGTGAATTGATCAGCGAGGAGAAGGTCATCCTCGCTGGCGAAGAGAGTGCCGGACTCTCCATTCGTGGCCATGTCCCAGAGAAGGATGGAATCCTGGCGTGCCTGCTCGTGGCTGAATTAGTGGCGAACCGGGGAGGGCTATCTCTGCGGCAGCTCCTGGATGAGCTGTATACGGAGGTCGGCACTTTCCTTTCCCGGCGGATCGATCTTACCCTGAGTCCCGAGGAGCGGGAACGCCTCCTACCGAAATTGGAGGAGCCTCCGCACCAACTCGTCGGGCGTGTGGTTAAGGAGGTGCAGCGGGTCGACGGGACCAAGTTGCTATTCGAGGATGGCAGCTGGATCCTGATCCGGCTCTCCGGAACGGAGCCGGTGGTCCGTCTCTACGTGGAAGCAAAGAATCCCCAAGACTTGGAGAGGCTCACCGAGGCGGGGCAAGAGGTGGTGTACGGTTCATGA
- the eno gene encoding phosphopyruvate hydratase, translating into MSHIAHIHAREILDSRGNPTVEVDVTLESGAFGRAAVPSGASTGEREAVELRDGDAQRYSGRGVQKAVEHVNTLIAQDIIGLEALDQPLVDQTLCRLDGTPTKGKLGANALLGVSLAVAKAAAEETGLPLYRYLGGAAARDLPVPLMNILNGGKHADNNVDFQEFMIVPLAGGRFAEALRIGVEVFHSLRAALKKRGYSTAVGDEGGFAPDLRSNEEAVELILEAATQAGYHPGRDLFVALDPAASEFYEGDRYHLLAGNKVKLSREKMVDFYARWVQQYPIVSIEDGMAEGDWEGWALLTAALGDRVQLVGDDLFVTNAAILREGIARGIANAILIKVNQIGTLTETLEAIAIAKQAAYATVISHRSGETEDTIIADLAVAVNAGQIKTGSASRTDRTVKYNQLLRIEEALGPAARFPGAEAFRHFRAR; encoded by the coding sequence ATGAGTCACATTGCCCACATCCATGCCCGCGAGATCTTGGATTCCCGGGGGAACCCGACGGTCGAGGTCGACGTCACCTTGGAGAGCGGAGCCTTTGGCCGGGCAGCAGTCCCCTCGGGAGCCTCCACCGGAGAGCGAGAGGCGGTGGAGCTTCGAGATGGAGACGCCCAGCGGTACTCGGGTCGGGGAGTCCAGAAGGCAGTCGAACATGTCAACACGCTGATCGCCCAAGATATTATCGGACTGGAGGCGCTCGACCAGCCCCTAGTGGACCAGACCCTGTGCCGTTTGGATGGCACCCCCACGAAGGGCAAGCTCGGCGCGAACGCCCTTCTTGGGGTTTCCCTCGCCGTCGCCAAGGCAGCGGCGGAGGAAACCGGCCTCCCGCTCTACCGGTATCTCGGGGGGGCGGCGGCCCGGGACCTTCCGGTCCCCCTCATGAATATCCTCAACGGGGGAAAGCATGCCGACAATAACGTAGATTTCCAGGAATTCATGATCGTCCCGCTCGCCGGTGGACGGTTCGCCGAGGCGCTCCGGATTGGGGTCGAGGTCTTCCATAGCCTGCGGGCCGCATTGAAAAAGCGAGGCTACAGCACCGCCGTCGGAGACGAGGGAGGCTTTGCCCCTGATCTTCGTTCGAACGAAGAGGCGGTAGAGCTGATTCTTGAAGCCGCCACACAGGCCGGCTATCACCCAGGCCGGGACCTCTTTGTGGCGCTCGATCCGGCGGCCAGCGAGTTTTACGAGGGTGACCGGTATCATCTCCTCGCCGGGAACAAGGTCAAGCTCAGTCGAGAAAAGATGGTGGACTTCTACGCCCGGTGGGTCCAGCAGTATCCAATCGTGTCCATCGAGGACGGCATGGCCGAGGGAGACTGGGAGGGATGGGCGCTCTTGACGGCGGCCCTCGGCGATCGGGTCCAGCTCGTGGGGGATGACCTCTTCGTGACGAATGCCGCGATCCTCCGCGAGGGAATCGCCCGGGGAATTGCCAACGCCATCCTGATCAAGGTAAACCAGATCGGCACCCTGACCGAAACCCTGGAGGCCATCGCTATCGCAAAACAGGCAGCGTACGCCACCGTGATTTCCCATCGCTCGGGGGAAACGGAAGATACCATAATTGCCGACCTCGCCGTGGCAGTGAACGCCGGACAGATCAAAACCGGCTCTGCCTCCCGGACCGACAGGACGGTCAAGTACAATCAGCTGCTTCGCATCGAAGAGGCGCTGGGGCCGGCGGCCCGATTTCCCGGGGCGGAAGCCTTCCGCCACTTCCGAGCGCGGTGA
- a CDS encoding septum formation initiator family protein: MTKRDRTLCETQRPRRGLILVLCFLGLLPLLSLSGDRSLLQLYRMARLKADLAQQIEALKRENALFRQEVDALRRFPSQAEEIARRDLGLVRPGEIVYQFRKR, from the coding sequence ATGACGAAGCGGGACCGCACACTGTGTGAGACTCAACGACCGCGGCGTGGCCTGATCCTGGTCCTCTGCTTCTTGGGCCTTCTGCCCCTCCTCTCGCTGTCGGGAGATCGGAGCCTCCTTCAGCTTTACCGGATGGCACGGCTCAAGGCAGATCTGGCGCAGCAGATCGAGGCACTCAAGCGCGAGAATGCACTGTTCCGGCAAGAGGTCGACGCGCTGCGCCGTTTTCCCTCCCAGGCTGAGGAGATCGCCCGGCGGGACCTGGGCCTGGTTCGGCCCGGGGAAATCGTCTACCAGTTCCGGAAACGCTAA
- a CDS encoding MarR family transcriptional regulator: MIIHRPLDHILSARSQIAVLRVLLDSAHGLTGREIARQAGMNHQACIEALSRLEALGLLRRQRVGRAHLFTLNREHELIARGIVPLLQFERRFEDRLKDVLRRHFQDVALSGAIFGSVARREEVPESDLDICLVVSSPQAKEKAHARVQEVAAIIWKRFGARLSPIILTRDEFRRRNAKRDPLVRTLLREAQPFLGGQLVRHIDGQKA, from the coding sequence ATGATCATTCATCGTCCCCTTGATCACATCCTGTCGGCACGAAGTCAGATTGCCGTCCTCCGGGTGCTTCTCGACTCCGCCCACGGCCTCACTGGTCGGGAAATTGCGCGGCAGGCCGGCATGAACCACCAAGCCTGCATCGAAGCCCTCTCCCGCTTGGAGGCCCTCGGCCTTCTTCGGCGACAGCGGGTGGGCCGTGCCCACCTGTTTACTCTGAATCGAGAACACGAGCTGATCGCCAGGGGAATTGTGCCGTTGCTGCAATTTGAGCGACGGTTCGAGGACCGATTGAAAGACGTGCTTCGACGCCACTTCCAGGACGTAGCTCTCTCGGGCGCCATCTTCGGCAGCGTCGCCCGCCGCGAAGAGGTGCCGGAAAGCGATCTCGACATATGCCTGGTGGTGTCATCCCCCCAGGCGAAGGAGAAGGCCCACGCGCGGGTACAGGAGGTGGCGGCCATCATCTGGAAACGGTTCGGGGCCCGTCTGTCCCCGATCATCCTCACCCGGGACGAGTTTCGACGTCGTAATGCCAAAAGGGATCCACTGGTCCGAACGTTGTTGCGCGAGGCCCAGCCGTTCCTCGGCGGGCAACTGGTGCGGCACATAGATGGCCAGAAGGCGTAA
- a CDS encoding transposase, which produces MTRPLRLQYPGALYHITARGNERKAIFRSDADREAFLTLLAQTVDRYRLLLHAYVLMGNHYHLLVETPEANLSLALRHLNGVYTGYFNRVHRRSGHLFQGRYKAIVVEKEGYLLELSRYMHLNPIRARRAVRLGRYPWSSYLAYIGRRQAPVWLTRQAVLGYFGRNLSRGQNAYRTFVAEGIRRGVERPWEQVIAQVVLGGPQFVRFVRGKVTRGRDREVPSRRQLEARPTYNEIRREVEAALPELLRLKTGGRSDPGRAVLFYLGRERGGLSLKALAGSLGVEESTVSHAAGRVARLRREDPNWDRVLRNIERRIISNL; this is translated from the coding sequence ATGACCCGACCATTGCGACTGCAATATCCCGGGGCGCTGTATCACATCACGGCAAGAGGCAACGAACGGAAGGCCATCTTTCGGTCCGATGCTGATCGCGAAGCCTTCCTTACCCTCCTCGCTCAGACGGTGGATCGCTACCGCCTCCTCCTGCATGCGTACGTCTTGATGGGCAACCACTATCATCTTCTCGTAGAGACACCGGAAGCCAACTTATCCCTGGCCCTGCGGCACCTCAACGGTGTCTACACGGGGTATTTTAACCGGGTTCACCGTCGGAGCGGGCACCTCTTTCAAGGACGCTATAAGGCTATCGTCGTAGAGAAAGAAGGTTATCTATTGGAACTGTCCCGCTATATGCATCTGAATCCGATCCGAGCCCGGCGGGCTGTGCGGTTGGGGAGGTATCCCTGGAGCAGTTATCTGGCCTACATTGGGAGACGCCAGGCGCCGGTTTGGCTGACGAGGCAGGCGGTTTTGGGATATTTTGGGAGAAACCTTTCGAGGGGCCAGAATGCCTACCGGACATTTGTGGCGGAGGGGATTCGTCGAGGCGTGGAGCGGCCTTGGGAGCAGGTGATCGCGCAGGTGGTTTTGGGGGGGCCGCAATTTGTGCGCTTTGTTCGCGGGAAAGTGACGCGGGGACGGGACCGGGAAGTGCCGAGTCGAAGGCAACTGGAGGCCCGGCCAACGTACAACGAAATCCGACGGGAGGTCGAGGCGGCGTTACCGGAGTTGCTGCGCCTGAAAACGGGGGGGCGGTCCGATCCAGGGAGAGCCGTTCTGTTCTACTTGGGACGCGAGAGAGGGGGGTTGTCGCTTAAGGCCCTGGCCGGATCGTTGGGGGTGGAAGAATCGACAGTGAGTCACGCCGCGGGCCGGGTAGCGAGGCTCAGAAGGGAAGATCCGAATTGGGATCGGGTTCTCCGCAATATAGAAAGAAGGATAATTTCAAATCTATAG
- a CDS encoding ChaN family lipoprotein, translating to MIVLSVQLLVTGALLIGATHATERTENWQTTLGRDHPLTGRIWDVAAARFIDPATLVERLALSRFVLLGEKHDNPDHHRLQAWLLRAMIAAGRHPAIGFEMFDIDQGPAIVQHLAVAPTDAAGLADAVHWDRSGWPDWALYQPIAEVALEAGLPIVATNIPRDMAQALGQKGLAAVEAGTVTRLGLDQPLTPETHAEMAAEIRDAHCGFASASTVEAMITVQRARDAQMADSLAAADRQDGAVLIAGSGHIRKDRGVPASLARRRPGATVVSLTFLEVRKGETETGAYASDFGPGPLPFDYVWFTPRVDDLDPCEKFEKQLEGLRKEDEGVND from the coding sequence GTGATTGTCCTGAGCGTCCAGCTTCTCGTCACCGGCGCCTTGCTGATCGGAGCAACGCACGCCACCGAACGGACGGAGAATTGGCAAACCACCCTGGGCCGGGATCATCCGCTCACCGGGCGCATCTGGGATGTGGCGGCTGCTCGCTTCATTGACCCTGCAACTCTTGTGGAGCGCCTGGCCCTAAGCCGGTTCGTCCTGCTCGGCGAGAAGCACGACAACCCGGATCACCATCGGCTTCAGGCATGGCTGCTCCGCGCCATGATCGCCGCCGGACGCCACCCCGCCATAGGATTCGAGATGTTCGACATTGACCAGGGGCCAGCCATTGTCCAGCACCTGGCCGTCGCACCAACCGACGCCGCCGGTCTCGCGGACGCCGTCCACTGGGACCGCTCCGGCTGGCCAGACTGGGCGCTCTATCAACCGATCGCCGAGGTCGCCCTGGAGGCAGGACTTCCGATCGTCGCGACGAACATTCCCCGGGACATGGCGCAGGCCCTCGGGCAAAAAGGTCTGGCTGCGGTGGAAGCCGGGACGGTGACCCGGCTGGGCCTCGACCAGCCGCTCACCCCTGAGACCCACGCGGAAATGGCAGCCGAGATCCGCGACGCCCACTGCGGCTTTGCCTCGGCATCAACGGTCGAAGCCATGATCACCGTGCAGCGGGCTCGAGACGCACAAATGGCCGACAGTCTCGCCGCAGCCGACCGGCAGGACGGTGCTGTGCTGATCGCCGGCTCCGGGCATATCCGAAAGGATCGTGGCGTCCCGGCTTCCCTCGCCCGCCGGAGGCCCGGGGCAACGGTCGTCAGCTTGACTTTTCTGGAGGTCCGGAAAGGCGAAACGGAAACCGGGGCGTACGCCTCAGATTTCGGGCCTGGCCCGCTTCCTTTCGACTACGTTTGGTTCACCCCGCGCGTGGATGATTTAGACCCGTGCGAGAAATTCGAAAAGCAGCTCGAGGGCTTACGGAAGGAAGATGAAGGCGTGAATGACTGA
- a CDS encoding ATP-dependent helicase — MTDGRRETSQIKEYVLKTFKAPVDLSAYEAELNPAQLQAVTAGRGPHLVIAGAGSGKTRVITYRVAYLIDQGTNPSRILLVTFTNKAAREMLRRVTEVTRGDSTQVWGGTFHHIGNMILRRHATLVGLTNSYTILDREDAKELLQVCVTDLGISVTKHRFPKGDVLQDILSTAINAERSVAHVLEDRYPFFTLFEAEILAIGRRYRERKFKDNLVDYDDLLSLWLRLLKEHPEVLDSYRQRFLHVLCDEYQDTNAIQGEILDLLASHHRNLMVVGDDAQSIFAFRGAKYANILRFTERYPDAQVHKLETNYRSTPEVLDLANASILHNIDQYHKTLRPVRPSGPKPALTSLTDEEEQAAFVAQRALELRDEAIPLNDMAVLYRAHFQSIQLQLELTRRGIPFDIRSGLRFYEQAHVKDVVAYLRIVVNPKDELAWKRAVKLHPGIGNATAEQIWQAVASQSGQLDLEALKALAPHLGSRARRGFQEFLTLLTRLFALPQAPAEMIDTVLDGVYQEYLKTRYPNWASRLEDLQQLATFALRYPSLEAFLTELSLTGVITGEDVVWDEPRDELLILSTIHQAKGLEWSVVFLIWLVDGWFPSAAGLREEGGLEEERRLFYVATTRAKEHLYLCHPQRGTDFRRRELILKPSRFVHEISDNLYEQWHVRME; from the coding sequence ATGACTGACGGAAGACGAGAGACAAGCCAGATAAAGGAATATGTCCTCAAGACGTTCAAGGCCCCGGTGGATCTGTCGGCCTACGAGGCCGAGCTCAATCCCGCTCAATTGCAGGCGGTGACCGCTGGTCGCGGGCCCCACCTGGTGATTGCAGGCGCCGGCAGCGGCAAAACCCGTGTCATCACCTACCGGGTGGCTTACCTCATCGATCAGGGGACGAACCCTTCCCGGATCCTGCTGGTCACCTTCACCAACAAAGCGGCCCGCGAGATGCTGCGGCGAGTGACTGAGGTGACCCGGGGCGACAGTACCCAGGTTTGGGGGGGAACATTCCACCATATCGGCAATATGATCCTTCGCCGTCATGCCACCCTCGTCGGCCTCACGAACAGTTACACCATCCTCGATCGCGAAGACGCCAAAGAACTCCTCCAGGTGTGCGTGACCGATCTGGGGATTTCTGTGACGAAACATCGCTTTCCTAAAGGAGATGTGCTCCAAGACATCCTCAGTACCGCCATCAACGCTGAGCGTTCGGTCGCCCACGTCCTGGAAGACCGCTACCCCTTTTTCACCCTCTTTGAGGCGGAGATCCTTGCGATCGGCCGGCGGTACCGGGAGCGAAAATTCAAGGACAACCTGGTCGACTACGATGACCTCCTCTCGCTCTGGCTCCGCCTGTTGAAGGAACATCCCGAGGTGCTGGACTCTTACCGGCAGCGGTTCCTCCACGTTCTCTGCGACGAGTATCAAGACACCAATGCCATACAGGGGGAAATCCTGGACCTGCTGGCTTCGCATCACCGGAACCTCATGGTCGTGGGGGATGACGCCCAATCGATCTTCGCCTTCCGCGGGGCGAAGTATGCCAATATCCTCCGCTTCACCGAGCGCTATCCCGATGCCCAGGTCCACAAGCTGGAGACCAATTACCGGAGCACGCCGGAAGTGCTCGACCTGGCCAATGCCAGCATCCTCCACAACATCGACCAGTACCACAAGACCCTGAGACCGGTTCGACCGTCTGGGCCAAAGCCTGCCCTCACCTCCCTCACCGATGAGGAGGAGCAGGCCGCCTTCGTCGCCCAACGCGCGCTGGAGCTCCGGGATGAGGCAATTCCCCTCAATGATATGGCCGTGCTGTACCGGGCCCATTTCCAGAGTATTCAACTGCAGCTGGAACTGACGAGGCGGGGCATCCCCTTTGACATCCGTTCCGGACTCCGGTTCTACGAGCAGGCCCACGTGAAGGACGTGGTCGCCTACCTTCGGATCGTCGTTAACCCCAAGGATGAGCTGGCGTGGAAGCGCGCGGTGAAGCTCCACCCGGGTATCGGCAATGCCACGGCTGAGCAGATCTGGCAGGCAGTCGCTAGTCAAAGTGGGCAACTGGATTTAGAGGCACTCAAGGCACTCGCGCCACATCTGGGGTCGAGAGCCCGGCGAGGGTTCCAGGAGTTCTTGACCTTGTTGACCAGGCTCTTTGCCCTGCCCCAGGCTCCCGCCGAGATGATCGACACCGTGCTCGACGGTGTCTACCAGGAGTATCTGAAGACGCGGTACCCCAACTGGGCTTCTCGGCTCGAGGACTTGCAGCAACTGGCGACCTTCGCCCTGCGCTATCCTTCACTGGAGGCGTTTCTCACGGAACTCTCCCTCACCGGGGTGATCACCGGCGAGGATGTGGTGTGGGATGAGCCCCGGGATGAACTTTTGATCCTATCGACCATTCACCAGGCCAAGGGCCTGGAGTGGAGCGTGGTCTTCCTTATCTGGCTAGTCGACGGCTGGTTTCCTTCTGCAGCGGGGCTCCGCGAGGAGGGCGGGCTTGAGGAGGAGCGACGTCTCTTCTATGTGGCGACGACGAGGGCCAAGGAACATCTCTACCTCTGCCACCCGCAACGCGGGACCGATTTCCGCCGGCGGGAGCTCATTCTGAAGCCCTCCCGGTTCGTGCACGAGATCTCGGACAACCTCTACGAGCAATGGCACGTCCGCATGGAGTAA
- a CDS encoding DUF72 domain-containing protein produces MGTSGFKYADWKGVFYPAKLRDQDMLAYYAQCFDTLEINFTYYQMPHPRTLEAMDRKAGGEVTFSVKAHADMTHRRENFQTAAPAFREAIRVLEDRKSLGCVLAQFPYSFWNKKENRDHLLRLREALASVPLVVEFRNASWYTSPVFAFLREQEMGLCCVDEPELPKLPPRVVEATSDVGYVRFHGRATETWWEHQEASERYDYLYREGELEEWVPKIATLADKTKITFIFFNNHPRGKAPANAYLMKHHLGLPVGRVPRTLAEQFPFLKAFSPVGVAPGELPLS; encoded by the coding sequence ATCGGGACCTCCGGATTCAAGTACGCCGACTGGAAGGGGGTATTTTACCCGGCCAAGCTCCGGGACCAGGATATGCTTGCTTATTATGCCCAGTGCTTTGATACGCTCGAGATCAATTTTACATATTATCAAATGCCGCACCCCAGGACCCTGGAGGCTATGGACAGAAAGGCGGGCGGTGAGGTGACCTTCAGCGTCAAGGCCCATGCCGATATGACCCACCGGCGCGAAAATTTTCAGACCGCTGCGCCCGCCTTTCGCGAGGCCATCCGGGTCCTCGAAGATCGGAAGAGTCTGGGATGCGTCCTGGCGCAGTTTCCCTATAGCTTCTGGAATAAAAAAGAAAACCGAGACCATCTCCTCCGGCTCCGGGAGGCCCTGGCCAGTGTTCCCCTGGTGGTGGAGTTTCGCAACGCGTCCTGGTACACCTCGCCCGTCTTTGCGTTTCTGCGTGAGCAGGAGATGGGGCTGTGTTGTGTGGATGAACCGGAGCTCCCCAAGCTCCCACCGCGCGTCGTCGAGGCGACCAGCGATGTGGGCTACGTGCGCTTCCACGGCCGGGCAACGGAGACGTGGTGGGAGCATCAGGAGGCGTCAGAAAGATACGATTACCTCTACCGCGAGGGGGAGCTCGAGGAGTGGGTGCCCAAGATTGCAACGTTGGCGGACAAGACGAAAATCACCTTTATCTTCTTCAACAACCACCCTCGCGGCAAGGCACCAGCCAATGCGTACCTGATGAAACATCACCTGGGCCTTCCAGTCGGCAGGGTCCCCAGAACCCTCGCCGAGCAGTTCCCTTTCCTGAAGGCGTTCAGCCCCGTGGGGGTTGCCCCCGGTGAGCTGCCGCTGTCATAA
- the hflK gene encoding FtsH protease activity modulator HflK codes for MAAQGWPPRGGRPPVDIRELIERFLGPLRGRRVPFGGIGGIVVLVLAVVLLWSSWFTVQPEETGVVQRFGEVVRTEGPGLHFKIPYGVETVRLIPTARVLKEEFGFRTEVPGRRTRFSPRQFLNESLMLTGDLNVIDVDWIVQYRIDDPGKFLFRVREPIDTIRDVSEAVMRQVVGNRLGSDVLTVGREAVQEEVKTEMQKILITYETGVRITSVKLQDVTPPDPVKPAFNEVNEARQDRERTINQAQEQANREIPKARGEAGRTIAQAEGFALERVNRAKGEANRFQAILAEYRRFPEVTRKRLYLEALTTILPAAKSLYIVDADQKALIPWLSLESGVKQAPGGMKP; via the coding sequence ATGGCAGCACAAGGCTGGCCTCCGAGAGGTGGGAGGCCTCCCGTGGACATCCGGGAACTCATCGAGCGGTTCCTGGGACCACTTCGCGGCCGACGCGTGCCCTTTGGGGGCATCGGGGGCATCGTGGTCCTCGTGCTGGCGGTGGTCCTTCTCTGGTCGAGCTGGTTCACCGTCCAGCCAGAGGAAACCGGTGTGGTCCAGCGCTTTGGAGAGGTCGTTCGGACGGAGGGCCCGGGTCTGCACTTCAAGATTCCCTACGGGGTTGAAACGGTCCGCCTCATCCCAACAGCGCGAGTCCTCAAAGAGGAGTTCGGGTTCCGGACCGAGGTTCCAGGGCGACGGACCCGATTCTCGCCGAGGCAGTTCCTGAATGAGTCCCTCATGCTCACCGGAGATCTGAACGTCATCGACGTCGACTGGATTGTTCAGTACCGTATCGATGACCCAGGAAAATTCCTCTTCCGAGTTCGGGAGCCGATAGACACGATCCGGGACGTGTCCGAAGCGGTCATGCGGCAGGTGGTGGGCAACCGCCTGGGAAGCGACGTCTTGACCGTCGGCCGGGAAGCCGTCCAAGAAGAAGTCAAGACAGAGATGCAGAAGATTTTGATCACTTACGAGACCGGGGTCCGCATCACCTCGGTCAAGCTCCAGGATGTCACCCCACCAGACCCCGTCAAGCCCGCCTTCAACGAGGTGAACGAGGCACGGCAGGACAGGGAACGGACGATCAACCAAGCCCAGGAGCAAGCCAACCGCGAGATCCCCAAGGCGCGGGGAGAGGCGGGCCGGACCATCGCCCAGGCCGAAGGCTTTGCCCTCGAGCGCGTGAACCGGGCCAAGGGCGAGGCGAACCGCTTTCAGGCCATCCTCGCGGAATATCGGCGGTTCCCTGAGGTTACGCGGAAGCGGCTCTACCTGGAGGCGCTGACCACGATCCTCCCTGCGGCCAAGTCTCTGTACATCGTGGACGCCGACCAGAAGGCCCTGATCCCCTGGCTCTCCCTGGAATCGGGTGTCAAGCAGGCGCCAGGAGGGATGAAGCCATGA